TCACAATTAAAAGCAGTTTAAAAAATCAGGTTAACAGACGCATTTTGAGACACCTTTAGGCACACCTTTAGATACATGGGTGTGTAGAAATCACCAAGTTTCTATCTCAATTTTATAGATGTTACCACATCTCACATTAGACCTAACGCCTTTTCCTAATTCTGCGATAATATACTTATACAACTGAACGTATTCTAACAAAGTATAGGAGGGGCCTCATGGAATTACACAACCTAAAGTTAAATAGAACAATAATCCCATTTTCGAAATTCAAAGTCGATGGGTTCACCCCTCGTGAAGAATTTCAAAAGAAAGCTTATTCGATTCTAGAAGATATCATTGGTAAAATGCCAAGTGATGCAACTTTTTCTGCGGAATGCAAAAAAAGATTCGGTAAGTACTATTTTAATATAACAGTGAATGGGAGCAATACACATTTTGAAGCCAGTACAACTGTGGATCCTTCGGAAGAAGATTCTAAAGATCGTAATTGGCTGAACAAGGCGATTGAGGGACTTCATAACTCTATGAACATCCAAATCGATGACTGGTTACAGTCACGACGCCTCACCTAATATTATTATTAGGATGCTAGGACTCAATGGCCTGAAGACATCACTTTCATTAGTGATGTAATGAGGAGTGCATTTGTGAGACAAGCTTATTTTTCAGAGACGATATAAGCAATCCATGAATCGCACTCCTCTCCTATTTCTGAAGGAGAGAATTCGCCATTGCCTTCGCCCTTTGAGTCGTTACCTTCCCAATATACCGTGCTTTTTTTAAAACCCACTTCACTCAATAAATCTGTCAGCTCCGCAATGGTCCACATTCTCCAGTCATAGTAAAATACTTTTTCAATTTTCGGCTGACCCTTGAGTTTGTAGTGAATAAAAAATTCGGCTTCGTTCTTTACAGGGTTGTAGTTTATTTGGTCCCAAAAATAAGAGAAATCTTTGAATGGAGTTTCTTCTTCAATAGCTGCCTGACACTGTCCACCACCAAAACAGTCAATAATAAGAATTCCGTTCTTATTTAAAGTTCTCAGGCAATTTTCAAAATATTTTTTTAGCAGCTCTCTTTTCTTAAATAGAAAATATGAAAAATTAAGGGCAGCTATGATATCTGTAGGAGGGAGTTTTTTGTCTAAAACATTTTTATTCAAAACTTCGGTACGAGACTGCTGATCAGATGTGAGTTTTGGAAGGTAGTTTTTGAGACCATACTCAATAGGTTCTTTATCCAAATCCACACCTACTGCGGTAAAAGTCTTATCTAACCTTACCCATTCACA
This genomic window from Bdellovibrionota bacterium contains:
- a CDS encoding class I SAM-dependent methyltransferase, coding for MSKAADNKAKDVPKGFDKYHYYIESVQNPKNDAEFFLKTYKEIKKKNPKSLREDFCGTFSICCEWVRLDKTFTAVGVDLDKEPIEYGLKNYLPKLTSDQQSRTEVLNKNVLDKKLPPTDIIAALNFSYFLFKKRELLKKYFENCLRTLNKNGILIIDCFGGGQCQAAIEEETPFKDFSYFWDQINYNPVKNEAEFFIHYKLKGQPKIEKVFYYDWRMWTIAELTDLLSEVGFKKSTVYWEGNDSKGEGNGEFSPSEIGEECDSWIAYIVSEK